From bacterium BMS3Abin02, a single genomic window includes:
- the fhaB_1 gene encoding FHA domain-containing protein FhaB produces the protein MPALLLTLLKLIFLAFVYLFVWQVARAVAAHLGGTEGWRTRARPGEEVVIVRSDSQAGERIAVHGSIVLGRSPQADVVLEDAYASEFHLRLIRRPEGIVVHDLGSTNGTYVNGRRVGTPLTLTKGDAIQVGNTVMEVR, from the coding sequence GTGCCGGCACTGCTGCTCACACTCCTCAAGCTCATCTTTCTCGCGTTCGTCTATCTATTCGTGTGGCAGGTGGCGCGGGCCGTTGCCGCCCACCTGGGCGGGACCGAAGGATGGCGCACTCGGGCACGTCCCGGCGAAGAAGTCGTCATCGTTCGATCGGACTCTCAAGCCGGTGAACGGATCGCCGTTCATGGGTCCATCGTGCTTGGGAGGAGTCCGCAGGCAGATGTCGTCCTCGAAGACGCGTATGCGTCCGAGTTCCATCTTCGACTGATCCGGCGGCCCGAAGGTATCGTCGTGCATGACCTCGGAAGCACGAACGGAACCTACGTGAACGGAAGAAGGGTGGGAACACCGCTCACCCTTACGAAAGGCGACGCCATCCAAGTCGGCAACACGGTCATGGAGGTGCGATGA